In [Leptolyngbya] sp. PCC 7376, a genomic segment contains:
- the yqeK gene encoding bis(5'-nucleosyl)-tetraphosphatase (symmetrical) YqeK: MADLIKNFERQQAIAWLDKNVSEHRVQHILGVETMAGELAEIHGVKQQQAKIAGLLHDLAKFFPPQKLLDLAADAAIAIDDICAQVPHLLHADVSAVVAKKEFGITDPEILEAIALHTLGGAEMSDLSCIIFIADALEPGRGDNKKLNKLRELSKKNLRKAVWKVCDYTLKYLVKQNKTIHPRVIITRNWALQSVRA; encoded by the coding sequence ATGGCAGATTTAATCAAAAACTTTGAACGACAACAGGCGATCGCCTGGCTAGACAAAAATGTCTCAGAGCATCGAGTGCAGCATATTCTCGGTGTTGAAACGATGGCAGGCGAACTTGCTGAAATCCATGGTGTGAAACAGCAACAGGCAAAAATCGCAGGCTTGCTCCATGATTTGGCAAAATTTTTTCCACCCCAAAAGCTATTAGATTTGGCAGCAGATGCGGCGATCGCCATTGATGATATTTGCGCGCAAGTGCCCCACCTCCTCCATGCTGATGTCAGCGCTGTGGTAGCAAAAAAAGAATTTGGGATCACTGACCCAGAAATCCTTGAGGCGATCGCCCTGCATACGTTAGGCGGTGCAGAGATGAGTGATCTGAGTTGCATTATTTTTATTGCCGATGCCCTAGAACCCGGTCGTGGAGACAATAAAAAACTGAATAAATTACGGGAACTCAGCAAGAAAAATCTTCGGAAAGCTGTCTGGAAAGTCTGCGATTACACCCTCAAATATCTCGTTAAACAGAACAAAACTATTCATCCTCGCGTGATTATTACCCGCAACTGGGCCCTACAATCCGTACGTGCTTAA
- a CDS encoding PTPA-CTERM sorting domain-containing protein yields the protein MKKQLLLGATALSVATLGITAQEAKAFDLTACPSLSPITTATECSYITNPLSGSINDKAFDSSTLSNSTPPGQKVVNVNNVNEVAGPATGFFGITDWTEADKLDSPGEAGATSLAGINGTYDTVMAVFKSGQNTTLVGYLLDGSDGFAWTNPWGALGITQAQGISHITFYGSNQGGGGCTDPNGCDPIPTPAAVLPVLGGLFGAASRRKKEEENA from the coding sequence ATGAAAAAACAATTACTTTTAGGAGCCACGGCTTTGTCTGTCGCCACGCTCGGAATAACAGCACAAGAAGCGAAGGCCTTTGATCTTACAGCTTGTCCTAGTCTTAGTCCGATCACCACAGCAACGGAATGTAGCTACATTACAAATCCATTGTCTGGCTCAATAAACGATAAAGCATTTGATTCAAGCACCTTATCCAATTCCACTCCACCCGGACAGAAAGTTGTAAACGTCAATAATGTAAATGAAGTTGCTGGTCCTGCAACAGGATTCTTTGGCATCACAGATTGGACTGAAGCAGATAAGCTCGATTCTCCTGGTGAGGCTGGTGCCACTAGTTTGGCTGGTATCAACGGTACTTACGACACAGTGATGGCGGTGTTCAAGAGCGGTCAAAATACAACGCTAGTTGGCTATTTATTAGACGGTAGTGATGGCTTTGCTTGGACAAACCCGTGGGGTGCTCTTGGCATTACACAAGCACAGGGAATTTCTCACATCACATTTTATGGCTCCAATCAAGGTGGTGGTGGTTGTACTGATCCAAATGGTTGTGACCCAATTCCTACACCTGCAGCGGTTCTTCCAGTATTAGGTGGTTTGTTTGGCGCAGCTTCTCGTCGTAAAAAAGAAGAAGAAAACGCTTAG
- a CDS encoding ferredoxin: protein MAKTVLVCCHQTCPKQGALEVLQEFQKYEDGQITVIRSGCLGECGSGPMVKVMPDKAWYNNVQVRNVKAIATQHLQGGKPVKKLLFWKYHEQKNYVTVWISIFLGFWATIILLFWVLSSYTHLNFIF, encoded by the coding sequence ATGGCAAAAACAGTGTTGGTCTGCTGCCATCAAACCTGCCCAAAACAAGGGGCATTAGAGGTTTTACAGGAATTTCAGAAATACGAAGATGGGCAGATTACCGTGATCCGTAGTGGCTGTCTCGGAGAATGTGGCAGTGGCCCCATGGTGAAGGTGATGCCCGACAAAGCTTGGTACAACAATGTCCAAGTACGAAATGTGAAGGCGATCGCCACTCAACATCTCCAAGGCGGTAAACCCGTCAAAAAATTACTTTTCTGGAAATACCACGAACAGAAAAATTATGTGACTGTTTGGATCAGTATTTTTCTTGGTTTCTGGGCAACGATTATTCTCTTGTTTTGGGTTTTATCTAGCTACACCCATTTAAACTTTATTTTTTAG
- a CDS encoding NAD(P)H-quinone oxidoreductase subunit N, with protein sequence MDFSSTVASQLYTGAILPESIVILTLVVVLVGDLIVGRSRSGWIPYVAIAGLLSSTVALYFGWDNPNPVAFLGAFNSDNLSILFRGIIVLSTAFTVMMSVRYVERSGTALSEFVCILLTATLGGMFLSGANELVMIFVSLEMLSISSYLLTGYMKRDPRSNEAALKYLLIGAASSAIFLYGVSLLYGLSGGETILSDIAANITDAQGGQSLALAIALVFAIAGIAFKISAVPFHQWTPDVYEGSPTPVVAFLSVGSKAAGFALAIRLLVTVFSSVIDEWHLIFTALAVLSMVLGNVVALAQTSMKRMLAYSSIAQAGFVMIGLVANTDAGYSSVIFYLLIYLFMNLGAFTCVILFSLRTGTDQIAEYAGLYQKDPLLTLGLSVCLLSLGGIPPLAGFFGKIYLFWAGWQAGLYWLVLLGLLTSVVSIYYYIRVIKMMVVKEPQEMSDSVRNYPAVTWTAVGMRPLQVGLVFALVVTSLAGILSNPLFVIADSSVTSTPMIQAIIHSQETVAEQQADIVEKVAIANN encoded by the coding sequence ATGGATTTTTCAAGTACCGTTGCGAGCCAGTTGTATACTGGGGCAATTTTGCCGGAAAGCATCGTAATTTTGACCCTCGTCGTCGTTCTTGTCGGGGATTTGATTGTGGGGCGTTCCCGTTCGGGTTGGATCCCCTATGTGGCGATCGCCGGACTATTGAGTTCGACTGTTGCCCTATATTTCGGTTGGGATAATCCGAATCCGGTGGCATTTCTCGGCGCGTTTAACAGCGATAACCTGAGTATTTTGTTCAGGGGTATTATCGTTCTGTCCACGGCATTCACTGTGATGATGTCGGTGCGTTACGTCGAACGATCTGGTACGGCACTTTCAGAATTTGTTTGTATTCTCCTTACGGCAACCCTCGGCGGGATGTTCCTTTCGGGAGCAAATGAGCTGGTGATGATTTTCGTCTCCCTTGAAATGCTCAGTATTTCTTCCTACCTGCTGACGGGTTACATGAAACGTGACCCCCGCTCTAACGAAGCTGCGCTCAAATATCTCCTCATTGGTGCAGCAAGTTCAGCAATTTTCCTTTACGGTGTTTCTCTGCTTTACGGTTTGTCTGGTGGCGAAACAATCCTCAGCGACATCGCCGCGAATATTACGGATGCCCAAGGTGGTCAATCCTTAGCGTTGGCGATCGCCCTAGTCTTTGCCATTGCAGGTATTGCCTTTAAGATTTCCGCGGTACCTTTCCACCAGTGGACACCTGATGTTTACGAAGGCTCTCCCACACCTGTTGTGGCCTTCCTTTCCGTTGGTTCGAAAGCGGCTGGTTTTGCCCTTGCAATTCGTTTACTTGTTACTGTTTTTAGCTCCGTTATCGACGAATGGCATTTGATTTTCACCGCCCTTGCCGTCCTCAGTATGGTGCTCGGTAACGTCGTGGCTCTCGCTCAAACCAGCATGAAGCGGATGCTTGCCTACTCTTCTATCGCGCAAGCTGGCTTTGTGATGATTGGCCTAGTGGCAAACACTGATGCAGGCTACTCCAGTGTTATTTTCTACTTGCTGATTTATCTCTTCATGAATCTCGGCGCGTTCACCTGTGTCATCCTCTTCTCCCTACGCACTGGTACCGACCAAATCGCTGAATATGCCGGTCTATATCAGAAAGATCCTTTGCTAACTTTGGGCTTGAGTGTATGTCTGTTGTCCCTTGGTGGTATTCCGCCATTGGCCGGCTTCTTCGGTAAAATCTATCTCTTCTGGGCAGGTTGGCAGGCAGGCCTCTATTGGCTTGTACTCCTCGGTCTTCTCACGAGTGTGGTTTCCATTTACTACTACATTCGTGTCATCAAGATGATGGTTGTAAAAGAGCCTCAGGAAATGTCGGACTCTGTTCGCAACTATCCCGCTGTCACTTGGACTGCAGTGGGCATGAGACCTCTACAAGTTGGTTTAGTGTTCGCGTTAGTGGTGACATCTCTGGCCGGTATTTTGTCCAACCCGCTCTTTGTGATTGCTGATAGCTCTGTAACCAGTACGCCTATGATTCAGGCGATTATCCATTCCCAAGAAACTGTTGCTGAACAGCAAGCTGATATCGTCGAAAAGGTGGCGATCGCCAACAACTAA
- a CDS encoding ABC transporter ATP-binding protein, with the protein MAQAEPLIELRGISKSFGSAVIVDNIDLTIYRGEALVIIGPSGTGKSTILRIIAGLLEADEGEVYVKGQKRIGLIEDGNDPIGISMVFQQAALFDSLTVAENVGFLLYQHSKLSRRRIRGLVEERLDMVGLSGVGDRYPAQLSGGMRKRVSFARAIMANPDNPKDNPDVILYDEPTAGLDPIASTVIEDMVRHLQDMQGVCGTYVMVSHQDSTIRRTADRVIFLYGGKIQWSGPVDEIDSTDNPLVRQFFSAAVEGPIKVIG; encoded by the coding sequence ATGGCACAAGCAGAACCCCTGATCGAGCTACGGGGCATTTCTAAATCCTTTGGTTCTGCGGTCATTGTCGATAATATCGACCTCACAATCTATCGGGGAGAAGCCCTCGTTATCATTGGCCCCTCCGGTACTGGTAAATCCACAATCCTCCGCATCATCGCTGGGCTATTAGAAGCAGATGAAGGGGAAGTTTACGTTAAGGGTCAAAAGCGCATTGGTCTCATCGAAGATGGCAACGACCCGATTGGGATCAGCATGGTCTTCCAACAGGCGGCATTGTTTGACTCCTTAACCGTCGCTGAAAATGTAGGCTTTTTACTTTATCAGCATTCCAAGCTCTCCCGTCGCCGTATCCGCGGACTGGTAGAAGAAAGACTCGATATGGTCGGACTCTCTGGGGTTGGCGATCGCTATCCAGCTCAGCTCTCTGGTGGTATGCGGAAACGCGTCAGTTTTGCACGGGCGATTATGGCCAATCCTGATAATCCGAAAGATAATCCCGATGTCATTTTGTATGACGAGCCAACAGCAGGTCTTGATCCGATTGCTTCAACCGTAATTGAGGATATGGTTCGCCATCTACAAGATATGCAAGGCGTTTGTGGTACTTATGTGATGGTCAGTCACCAGGACAGCACAATCCGTCGGACAGCTGATCGCGTCATCTTTCTCTATGGTGGCAAAATCCAATGGTCAGGTCCTGTTGATGAAATCGATAGTACCGATAACCCTCTAGTGCGGCAGTTTTTCAGTGCTGCGGTGGAAGGCCCGATTAAAGTCATCGGTTAA
- a CDS encoding MlaD family protein: MRSRTIKEGSLGLFIFGGLSLLGVVLIWLTGATFSRKTYIINVTFADANGLREGAVTRYRGLEIGRVVSVNPNSNGVNVQIEVNSADLVMPKNSIIETNQAGLVGEPDIEIIPKAVLSEAAIAQSPLANDCGDSGDIICHDDQLEGVIGVSFEETLRLTQQFSRAYSDEEFVALISKFAENSSSAAEQLAALTAELTLLSKDVRGEVGNFSENAQSITDAAINSSAQLSQTMTGINELTTNLNSLVVENRQTLVSTLNSISETGVQMQQAIATLDTTLQTVNNGLAAADTRQLAENLTILTENAAIASENLKDISVTFNDPENITILQKTLDAARSTFENTQKITSDLDELTGDPEFRKNLIDLVNGLSQLVSSTDQLQEQIQIANRLEPAQAELELSTPNLSARSESPETSVEEQYQ; this comes from the coding sequence ATGCGCTCTCGCACGATTAAAGAAGGTTCTCTCGGTCTATTTATTTTCGGTGGATTATCACTCCTCGGGGTGGTCTTAATCTGGCTGACTGGGGCAACCTTTAGTCGCAAGACCTACATCATTAATGTGACTTTTGCGGATGCGAATGGCCTTCGGGAAGGAGCCGTCACACGTTACCGAGGCCTTGAAATTGGTCGGGTCGTCAGTGTTAACCCCAACAGCAACGGTGTAAATGTGCAGATCGAAGTCAATTCAGCCGATCTCGTGATGCCGAAAAATTCGATTATCGAGACAAATCAAGCAGGTCTTGTGGGAGAGCCAGATATCGAAATTATCCCCAAAGCAGTGCTCAGTGAAGCGGCGATCGCCCAAAGTCCTTTAGCGAATGATTGTGGAGATTCAGGCGACATCATTTGCCATGATGACCAACTCGAAGGGGTAATCGGCGTGAGCTTTGAGGAGACGCTCCGATTAACTCAGCAATTTAGCCGAGCCTATAGTGATGAAGAGTTTGTCGCTCTGATTTCAAAATTTGCAGAGAATTCGAGTAGTGCTGCGGAACAATTAGCAGCCCTCACAGCAGAATTAACTTTGCTCTCGAAAGATGTGCGGGGAGAAGTGGGGAATTTCTCTGAGAATGCCCAATCTATAACCGATGCAGCGATCAACAGTTCTGCCCAGCTGAGTCAAACAATGACGGGGATTAATGAACTCACAACGAATCTAAATTCCCTGGTTGTTGAAAATCGTCAAACCCTCGTTAGTACCCTCAACAGCATTAGCGAGACAGGTGTCCAGATGCAACAGGCGATCGCCACCCTCGATACCACTCTCCAAACAGTCAATAATGGTTTAGCCGCCGCAGACACACGGCAGTTGGCAGAAAACCTTACGATCCTGACAGAAAACGCGGCGATCGCCTCCGAAAACCTAAAAGATATTTCTGTGACCTTCAACGACCCAGAGAATATCACCATCTTGCAAAAGACTTTGGATGCTGCTCGTTCTACCTTTGAAAATACTCAAAAGATCACCTCAGATCTCGATGAACTTACAGGAGATCCCGAGTTCCGCAAAAACTTGATTGACCTCGTCAATGGCCTCAGTCAGCTTGTTTCCTCTACCGACCAACTCCAAGAACAAATTCAAATCGCAAATCGTCTCGAACCAGCACAAGCAGAATTAGAATTGTCAACACCGAATCTTTCTGCCCGCTCAGAGTCACCTGAAACGTCAGTAGAAGAGCAATATCAATAA
- a CDS encoding pantothenate kinase — translation MTNENLTALMIGNSRYHWAEILDGRIQRVWHTSHNETLPNLDSPLVFASVVPAQGDRLKRHYPTATKITLADIPLGNLYPTLGIDRALAMYGAGEIYGYPCLVIDGGTALTFSGVDGDRRFVGGAILPGLRLQFQMLPQGTAALPSIELPEQLPTRWAQETKEAIASGILHTVSAGLNSFIDNWLTKYPTSSILVTGGDGNFLKQSVPHPELVHIDADLVLQGLVKLWLTQKWVKKKEKDL, via the coding sequence ATGACCAATGAAAATTTGACGGCGCTGATGATTGGCAATTCTCGCTATCACTGGGCAGAGATTCTTGATGGTAGAATCCAGCGGGTTTGGCATACCTCCCACAATGAAACGCTGCCAAATCTTGACTCCCCGCTCGTGTTTGCGTCTGTGGTTCCAGCTCAGGGCGATCGCCTCAAACGCCACTATCCGACAGCCACCAAAATTACCCTTGCCGATATTCCTCTCGGAAATTTGTACCCAACTCTAGGCATTGACCGTGCTTTAGCAATGTATGGTGCAGGTGAAATCTATGGTTATCCTTGTCTAGTGATCGATGGCGGCACGGCTCTAACCTTTTCAGGAGTGGATGGCGATCGCCGATTTGTAGGGGGCGCAATTTTACCGGGTCTACGGCTTCAATTCCAGATGCTTCCCCAAGGGACTGCAGCATTACCTTCTATCGAATTGCCCGAACAGTTGCCGACCCGCTGGGCACAGGAAACTAAAGAGGCGATCGCCAGTGGGATTTTACATACCGTTTCTGCTGGTCTAAATAGCTTTATCGATAATTGGTTAACGAAATATCCCACAAGTTCAATTTTGGTGACAGGAGGAGATGGAAACTTCCTCAAGCAATCTGTTCCGCATCCAGAACTGGTGCATATAGATGCTGATTTAGTTTTGCAAGGATTGGTGAAATTATGGCTTACGCAAAAATGGGTCAAAAAAAAGGAGAAAGACCTGTAA
- a CDS encoding DUF3153 domain-containing protein: MIAFKRKPVLRFLLTCLVCVFFLGGCVDYDVEIAFDHQHHGEIHQHLRLGDDFTNFNQQEARKWLRSVEKRAKTLHGSVKRISKQELDVKIPFHNGADMVDKFNRFFNPEGQNIQSDELDLVQLKSSLALAQRNWLLFEYNRATLDVDLRALGVLSQQGSLILSPGSLLDLDVSLKTPLWSNVVSSNDMDKAITRKEGDRLIWTLEPGQLNHLEMAFLVPSWVGLGAVAIVAFLFGGYFLKYKRLPVS, translated from the coding sequence ATGATTGCTTTTAAGCGTAAACCTGTCCTGCGATTTTTACTCACTTGCCTAGTCTGTGTGTTTTTCCTCGGTGGCTGTGTTGACTATGATGTCGAAATTGCTTTTGATCATCAGCATCATGGTGAAATCCATCAACATTTACGACTTGGTGATGATTTTACGAACTTTAATCAGCAGGAAGCACGGAAATGGCTCCGTAGTGTAGAGAAGCGTGCAAAAACGCTCCACGGATCAGTTAAACGGATTTCGAAGCAGGAGCTCGATGTCAAAATTCCGTTTCATAATGGCGCTGACATGGTGGACAAGTTCAATCGCTTTTTTAATCCAGAAGGACAAAATATCCAGTCTGATGAGTTGGATTTGGTACAGCTAAAATCTTCTCTAGCTTTAGCGCAGCGCAATTGGCTGTTGTTTGAATATAATCGTGCAACTCTCGATGTGGATTTGCGGGCTTTAGGTGTTTTGTCGCAGCAGGGTAGTTTGATTCTCAGTCCTGGTTCTCTGTTGGATCTCGATGTCAGTTTGAAAACACCGCTATGGTCAAATGTTGTCAGTTCGAATGATATGGATAAAGCGATTACTCGAAAAGAGGGCGATCGCCTGATCTGGACATTAGAGCCAGGACAGCTTAATCATCTCGAAATGGCCTTTCTTGTTCCTAGTTGGGTTGGCCTTGGTGCCGTGGCCATTGTGGCATTCCTATTTGGCGGATATTTCTTGAAATATAAGCGCTTGCCTGTGAGCTAA
- a CDS encoding PTPA-CTERM sorting domain-containing protein — translation MNKKLLLGAIATSVLSATAVMVAPSANAMVMQLGTFDGNDTGRRGTGVENLNNLVSDYSWSVAGKSDDGFGSFTAGAHGALSGIWETGLNGFGAFSVKASPGYMLFKTDDISTINWSTLGLLNGGGNQPGLSHLTLYTGECLISNCGTTPPVVPPVPPVEPPVTPPVIPPVTPPTTPPEAVPTPAAVLPILGGLFGAASRRKSDESENA, via the coding sequence ATGAACAAGAAATTACTTTTAGGGGCGATCGCCACCTCCGTCCTCTCTGCAACAGCTGTTATGGTTGCTCCCAGTGCCAACGCTATGGTGATGCAGCTCGGAACCTTCGACGGAAACGATACTGGCCGTCGTGGCACAGGAGTTGAAAATCTAAATAACCTAGTTTCTGATTACTCTTGGTCAGTTGCTGGCAAATCCGATGATGGCTTCGGTAGCTTCACTGCAGGTGCTCACGGTGCATTATCAGGAATTTGGGAAACTGGCTTAAATGGTTTCGGTGCCTTTTCTGTTAAAGCAAGCCCCGGGTATATGCTCTTCAAGACTGATGATATCTCTACGATTAATTGGTCAACTCTTGGACTGCTCAACGGTGGCGGCAACCAGCCTGGGCTCTCTCACCTAACCCTATATACAGGTGAATGTTTAATCAGTAATTGCGGGACTACTCCTCCGGTTGTACCTCCTGTACCTCCAGTTGAGCCTCCCGTGACTCCACCAGTTATTCCTCCGGTCACCCCTCCTACAACTCCTCCAGAAGCTGTCCCTACTCCTGCTGCTGTGCTTCCAATTCTCGGTGGTCTTTTCGGTGCAGCATCCCGTCGTAAGAGTGATGAGTCTGAAAACGCTTAA
- a CDS encoding transglutaminase domain-containing protein translates to MNTATPTTHRTIRPIATYALHGIAFHEGYFWAIETINGYLIRIDPKTDATEILNTETWSVFIGATGLAIADETLWFTSGENVYKCSMTDGQWNPELFIRLRDNASGVAVSGNSVYVSCQKRGEISVYNAVNGKEITQLYAPGIGIENLFIHNEDLWVSDNLEQTVYCLDRATGEIKLSLLTPFASPTGVTLYIDPDTSEEVLYVAYADQEPYIRDNPNADPNYELQYREVTFLHPLHFRYYEDEKFALSNGFLIEMSYVEELSPLDPFELKDLEWKIALPAETHRQQIVEVEPIGIPFTEEIVDGQRIAVFKFDHLTNTQRHVFGWRAKLQVWGIKYQLNPLDCEDIPELTPEFAAKYLVDNDNLAMETDIIKRAATEAITNEANFLRQMYSIRNYVYDHLSYGIKPHIDTPDIALRRGVGSCGEYLGVLLALSRLNGIASRTVGRYKCPMDAHQRNIPLQPDYNHVWMEFHLPGYGWLPMESNPDDIQDGGPYPSRFFMGLAWYHAEMAKGVKFEKLYRNGEMIQKEETSIGELALNHVRFTILDELKP, encoded by the coding sequence TTGAACACTGCAACCCCCACTACTCACCGTACCATCCGTCCGATTGCCACCTATGCGCTCCACGGCATTGCGTTTCATGAGGGGTATTTCTGGGCGATTGAGACGATTAATGGCTACCTCATCCGAATTGATCCCAAAACTGACGCCACAGAAATTTTAAATACAGAAACATGGTCAGTTTTTATCGGAGCAACAGGGTTGGCGATCGCCGACGAAACCCTCTGGTTTACAAGTGGTGAAAACGTTTATAAATGCTCCATGACCGATGGGCAATGGAATCCAGAACTCTTTATTCGCCTACGAGATAACGCGAGCGGTGTCGCAGTATCTGGCAATAGCGTTTACGTGAGCTGCCAAAAACGGGGTGAAATTTCCGTTTATAACGCGGTCAATGGCAAAGAAATCACCCAACTTTATGCCCCTGGTATCGGCATCGAAAACTTATTTATCCACAACGAAGACCTCTGGGTTTCGGATAATCTCGAACAAACAGTTTATTGTCTCGACCGTGCCACTGGCGAAATCAAACTCAGTCTCCTTACCCCCTTTGCCTCTCCCACCGGCGTAACGCTCTACATCGACCCCGACACGAGCGAAGAAGTTTTATACGTTGCCTACGCTGACCAAGAACCCTACATCCGCGACAATCCGAATGCCGATCCAAACTACGAACTGCAATATCGCGAGGTCACCTTTCTACATCCGCTCCATTTCCGTTATTACGAAGATGAAAAGTTTGCTCTGTCCAATGGCTTTTTAATTGAGATGAGCTACGTCGAGGAGTTATCGCCCCTTGATCCGTTTGAACTGAAGGATTTGGAATGGAAAATTGCTCTACCTGCAGAAACTCACCGCCAGCAAATTGTCGAAGTGGAACCCATTGGTATTCCCTTTACTGAAGAAATTGTCGATGGGCAACGCATTGCTGTGTTTAAGTTCGATCACCTCACCAACACGCAACGTCATGTCTTTGGATGGCGCGCCAAACTTCAGGTGTGGGGTATTAAATATCAGCTCAACCCCCTCGACTGTGAAGATATTCCCGAGTTAACACCAGAATTCGCAGCAAAATACCTCGTTGATAATGACAACCTCGCCATGGAAACAGACATTATCAAACGAGCTGCCACCGAGGCGATCACCAACGAAGCCAACTTTTTACGGCAAATGTATTCGATCCGAAATTACGTTTATGACCATTTGTCTTATGGCATTAAACCCCACATCGATACACCGGATATTGCCCTGCGACGTGGTGTTGGCTCCTGTGGTGAGTACTTGGGGGTGTTACTAGCTCTGTCCCGTTTAAATGGCATCGCGAGTCGTACTGTGGGTCGCTACAAATGTCCGATGGATGCCCACCAGCGAAATATTCCGCTCCAACCAGACTACAACCACGTTTGGATGGAATTTCACCTGCCCGGCTATGGTTGGTTACCGATGGAATCAAACCCTGACGATATTCAGGATGGTGGGCCCTATCCCTCGCGTTTCTTTATGGGATTAGCTTGGTATCACGCAGAAATGGCCAAGGGTGTGAAGTTTGAAAAGCTCTACCGCAATGGCGAAATGATCCAAAAAGAGGAAACATCAATTGGTGAATTAGCGTTAAATCATGTACGCTTTACTATCCTTGATGAGCTAAAACCGTAA
- a CDS encoding HhoA/HhoB/HtrA family serine endopeptidase: MLSQSFRQWGLYTGLIVIGCGMGVASHAYWTQGQLNATLKSYEEFYGSDALLNNPRDGSVNFIAQAVQEVGSAVVRIDATKDLYSQDMSSPLFKRFFDQDIPSLEPDIEQGTGSGFILSSDGQLITNAHVVEGSSTVKVTLKDGQVFSGKVIGVDELTDIAVIKIEATDLPTAKLGNAESLIPGEWAIAIGNPLGFDNTVTIGIISALDRPSAQVGIPDKRVRFIQTDAAINPGNSGGPLLNVRGEVIGLNTAIRTDAQGLGFAIPIETAQRIAEQLFAKGEADHPYLGIRMLTLDGEGKERAKEYFSDSIGDVGNEHGVLVVGVVDDSPAAIADLREGDIIRKVGDRVVHTAIEVQEAVENSVIGQVLLVEVKREDKTEVLKVRPTNFPVNY, translated from the coding sequence ATGCTTAGTCAATCTTTCCGTCAATGGGGCTTATATACGGGCTTGATCGTTATTGGATGCGGAATGGGTGTGGCGAGTCATGCCTATTGGACGCAGGGTCAGCTGAACGCAACGCTCAAATCCTATGAAGAATTTTATGGCAGTGATGCCCTTCTGAATAATCCCCGTGATGGCTCAGTGAATTTCATTGCGCAGGCGGTACAGGAAGTGGGATCGGCTGTGGTGCGTATCGATGCGACGAAGGATTTGTACAGTCAGGATATGTCGTCGCCGCTTTTTAAACGTTTCTTTGATCAGGATATTCCGAGTTTAGAACCCGATATTGAGCAGGGGACAGGTTCGGGTTTTATTCTCAGTAGTGATGGACAACTGATTACTAATGCCCATGTGGTCGAAGGGAGTTCGACGGTCAAAGTCACTCTCAAAGATGGTCAGGTTTTTAGTGGCAAAGTGATCGGGGTGGATGAGCTAACGGATATCGCTGTAATTAAAATTGAGGCGACGGATCTTCCCACGGCTAAGCTCGGTAATGCCGAATCATTAATTCCTGGTGAATGGGCGATCGCCATCGGAAATCCCTTGGGTTTCGACAATACGGTGACGATTGGCATTATTAGCGCTTTGGATCGACCGAGTGCGCAGGTGGGTATTCCGGATAAGCGGGTGCGATTTATTCAGACGGATGCGGCGATTAATCCCGGTAATTCTGGTGGCCCTTTGTTGAATGTGCGGGGTGAAGTGATTGGTTTAAATACGGCGATTCGCACGGATGCCCAGGGGCTAGGTTTTGCGATCCCCATCGAGACAGCCCAGCGCATTGCAGAGCAATTATTTGCGAAAGGCGAGGCGGATCATCCCTATCTTGGGATTCGGATGTTGACTCTCGATGGCGAAGGTAAGGAACGAGCTAAAGAATATTTTTCGGATTCGATTGGTGATGTCGGTAATGAGCATGGAGTGCTTGTGGTTGGGGTGGTTGATGATTCTCCAGCGGCGATCGCCGATCTGCGAGAGGGGGATATTATCCGCAAAGTGGGTGATCGGGTTGTGCATACAGCGATTGAAGTGCAAGAAGCTGTTGAAAATAGCGTGATTGGTCAGGTGCTCCTTGTTGAAGTAAAGCGGGAAGACAAAACCGAAGTTTTAAAAGTTCGTCCCACTAATTTCCCGGTGAACTACTAA